A window from Garra rufa chromosome 14, GarRuf1.0, whole genome shotgun sequence encodes these proteins:
- the pitpnaa gene encoding phosphatidylinositol transfer protein, alpha a, with amino-acid sequence MLIKEFRIVLPISVEEYQVGQLYSVAEASKNETGGGEGVEVLKNEPYEKEDGEKGQYTHKIYHLQSKVPTFVRLLAPTSALSIHEKAWNAYPYCRTVLTNEYMKDNFLIMIETWHKPDLGDQDNVHKLDPEQWKKVEVVHIDIADRSQVEAKDYKPDEDPATFKSQKTGRGPLGPDWKKELPKKTDCPHMCAYKLVTVKFKWFGLQNKVESFIHKQEKRLFTSFHRQLFCWLDRWINLTMDDIRRMEEETQKELDNMREKDPVKGMSAADE; translated from the exons ATGTTAATAAAGGAATT TCGGATCGTCCTGCCAATTTCTGTTGAAGAG TACCAGGTAGGTCAACTGTACTCAGTAGCAGAGGCCAGTAAGAATGAGACGGGCGGTGGAGAAGGGGTGGAGGTCTTGAAAAACGAGCCCTATGAGAAAGAGGATGGAGAGAAAGGACAGTACACGCACAAGATCTACCACTTGCAGAG TAAAGTGCCAACTTTTGTACGGTTACTGGCCCCTACATCTGCCCTGAGTATCCATGAGAAGGCCTGGAATGCTTATCCCTACTGTCGCACAG TTCTTACG AATGAGTACATGAAGGACAATTTTCTTATCATGATTGAGACGTGGCACAAGCCTGACCTTGGTGACCAGGACAAT GTTCATAAGCTTGACCCTGAACAGTGGAAGAAGGTTGAGGTGGTACACATTGACATTGCTGACAGGTCTCAGGTGGAAGCTAAG GACTACAAACCAGATGAGGATCCAGCTACATTTAAATCACAGAAGACTGGTAGAGGGCCATTAGGACCTGACTGGAAG aaaGAACTTCCTAAGAAGACGGACTGCCCTCACATGTGTGCCTATAAACTAGTCACAGTCAAGTTCAAGTGGTTTGGCCTGCAGAATAAAGTGGAGAGTTTCATTCACAAG CAAGAGAAGCGTCTGTTCACCAGCTTCCACAGGCAGCTCTTCTGCTGGTTAGACCGATGGATCAATCTGACCATGGATGATATCCGTCGCATGGAGGAGGAGACGCAGAAAGAACTCGATAAT ATGCGAGAGAAGGATCCAGTGAAAGGGATGTCTGCCGCAGACGAGTGA